The genomic window TTAACTTatatttaccttgatttttcctctttttattaccccctatggaggtcactcttttctccagctgttgagtggctgttgctatggttaccaggtatacaaaccctaaaacatgatcccataattctgttttgtacagtgtggtggaaatgacagtgaacccaagggacatgggttctttttatgaaaaatacaagaaaatgtgaagaaatattacaatacataatatatttaattaaaatgggCATTAATGTCTCATTTGTATTTAAACTAAAcaatatttcaatattaaattcaaaatgaagcagGGCTGAAGGACCAAAGTTTGGCTTAGGGACAAAAGCAATATAGTTAAAACCATACATAAAAGGCCTCTTAttatataataaaatgaatgactgagctataatttatttttggtgtgAAGTAAGcgttacaaaaataaaaatgtagaaatgtttttttgttttcttattttttccaGGGACACAAAAGGTACCATAGTTGAACAATCAACCATGGACAGTTGTTTGCTTATCTTTAGGGTGTTTTCGTACTGTATCAGTAATAAGTGAAATATGGGCTTACCTTATTTCTTTATCAAGTCTGTGCATGTGAACTGGTCCCTTTGACTTTCTCGTTGAGATGATATGGCCTTCAAAGACATTCTCACATGTCCACTGACCAGTCTATGAATGGCTTTGTATAGCATTGTGTATTCTGGTATGTTGGCGTGTGTagtctggtgtgtttgtgtgtgtatgcataatATGTTTAACACTGTGTAGTctggtgagtttgtgtgtgtattcttgtaTGTACGTGTGTCAGCAGGCAGACCCAGTCCACCGGGTCACCAGTAGGGATCGCTTGGTTCCAGATGCCCCGGAGAAAAGTGGTCTGTCTATCCCTCATCACCTGGTGGGGGCGCCATTCAGCTTGGGCCTGTCCCCAAACACAGTTATGCAGGATCCCCGACTTCAAGCTTTCAAGTGAGTTTTAGGTCTAGTAAGTGATAAGTCTTTAAAGTGTTCCACAGCCCCAGGAATAGAGTGTGTAGAATCGTTTTTGGTATagtgtgtttgacagaggtTAAATGATCATCATAAGCCTACATTTCCTCTCTGGATCACTGGACTACTGAAACTCCTCTCTATGGCAGCTTTCATCATTTTAACTGAAGGATAAAGAGATCATAACTCAGATAGAACCTATACCTCTGTCTTACATCTCTcttatatctgtctctgtctcactgtctctctctctctctttgtctaactctctgtctctctctctctctctttccatttttctctcagtttgccACGGCAGGTTCCTCACATGCTCCCTGTAGGAGCAGTGTTGTCAGAGGAGTACCTTCGGGGATTGCGTGTGTACTCCAGTGCTGAAGACCTGCGTCTACCCTCTTTGCCCTTGggtctggaccccaacactgctgCAGCCACTGCCGCGTACCTCCACTCTGGCTACCTGCCACACCCCAACCTCTCttcatacaggtgtgtgtgtgtgtgtgtgtgtgagtgtgtgtgagtgagtgagagagagagagagggagagagagagagggcaagtgagagagagagagagatattcatTTAAATCCAGCAGTTTTGAATGCAACAGATTTGCTGTAAAGACACATCTAACTGTATGAGTCCTTCAGTTTACTCAAGCGACAGGCACATCTAACAGTATGAGTCCTCCAGTTAACTCAGACGACAGACACATCTAACTGTATGAGTCCTCCAGTTTACTCAGACAACAGGCATATCTAATAGTATGAGTCCTTCAGTTTATATCTAAGCCTCAGCTGGTAAATCTTCGTGTTCAATGCCAACAATTCCTACATGTTGACTTTGGCAGTTCTCTGAATTCATTGTGGAAGTAGTgttaaatgtgagtgtgttgactgtgtttggtgtgtagtgatggGCCTTGGTGTAGTGTTTAATGCTGACTATGTGTTTGATGGAGCGGCTGTGAAGGAGCCTGGGGCAGATCGCTCTGAGAGGGGCTGTGGTTTTGACAGATTCTCAGACAGGAGGATTAGAGGCAGTTAGTGAGAGTGCGCTATTCAGAATGACAGTGTGACTGTGCAGATAAGGATCTGTATGCAGAATCAGAACCCATCAGGTCAGGTTAGCAGTTCCTCAGTGTGGACAAGACTCGTTCACTGCAGTTCATGATCTAATGGAATTAATGAATGAGAGTACCCCCAGGCAATGCctgtatcagacacacacacacacaaactctttctctcatacacacatgcatattcacaccctcactcactcacactcacatgtatacatgtacacacatgcacgcacgcacacacacacacacacacacacacacacacacacacacacacacacacacacacagactctctctctctcttcacaagCACTGACctacactgacacagaaatgtctcTTACAGAAAGCCGTTCATGAACTTGCTAGAgttatatttcataaaatatttattcattttttgttgctttgttaAATCCTCTGAAAGCCTGGAATTCTCTTGATCAATAATTTAATGATTCATTTTCAACAGTTCAGTGATTTTAACTGGATCTCTTTTCAGAGCCATcttttatacacatacacatttgcaTTCGcatacgtatacacacacacatatacgtataCACATATACGTAtacacatatacgtacacaaattcatacacatacacatacacatcatgCGGGCTGGCCCATGACAGCTGTGTGGTCTTTACAGACATAATGAAGTTGAATTGTTAGAGACTTACAGATTCTGTAATATGTGTTACCATGGGAGACACGTACAGATATGCAGCAGgacaaaaaatgttcttttttttttcctcactcctCTGTCATTCCGCATCTCCTCAGAATGGATGAGTCCATGTGTTTATCTGCCCTGCGGGCGCAGTTCTGTCCACTGCCAGCAGGGGGAGCTCTGCCTGCTCTCCATCCTTCAGCTCTTCACTTTCACCTGTCAGGAACTCGTGTCCCTGGAGACCTGGCACACCCAGCACTAATGGCTCTGCAGTCTGAGAGGTAAacataagtacacacacacacacatatatagagatatatgtgtgtgttatctgatAGGACTGGAGTGTCTGGAGGACacctcctctcattctctgttgttgtttactgtcACGCAGAGTGTGTACTTTTTGTTCTTGTGAAGAGTGTTGCATCTCAcaccttctctccctctatgtgtgtgtgtgtgtgtgtgtgtgtgtttgtgtatgtgtggcctTCCAGCAGGCTGCAGATGGAGGATGAGCTCCGCcaacaagaaaaggaaagagagagagagcgtgagagagagaaagagcgattgtatgaggtggagagagagcgggagtttgagagggagagagaaaaagagagagagaaggagaaggagagggacagagagatggagagacagaaagagagggcaaaagagagagagattcaggcAGTTCGTGCTATGGAGAAGCGTTTCCTGAATCAGGAGCTCcaggcacacagacagcaaacagaggagagagccaAGATGACTGAGAGACTCACACCAAACTGCCTGGGTAAGACTTGCTACAACGGCCAAGAAATACACCCAAGCACCCTTAAACACGATAAACACTAACAAACTGTCCAGGTAAGAACTGTTAAACTCCCCACAAACACTCCCCTAAATATTCCCAAACACCACCAACTGCCTGGACAAACTCCCCACAAACAGCCCCTTAAACATGCCCAAACACCACAAGCTATCCCTTAAAGACTTCCAAGCACTAACAAACTGCCCATGTAGGAACCATAAAAATCTCCAGAAACAGCCCCATAAAAATACCTTAAGTCctttgcacatacacacatagttcTTAGCATTACATCCCCTATCAGCATGAGTCTGTTAATACTGCTAAAAGATCCCTGGAGCCAGTCTCATATAGCAACCAAAGATTACATAAAGTTACTACGGATGGTACACTTAAATCATTTAAGTCTCACGATTTCCttaaaacccacaaacactgaaatgtccATCAGCTACCAGAACACTGTtcatactgatttttttcccccttggtGTGATTATGTGAGAGAATGCAGGATGGACTTGTGTGCGGCAAAGCTTTGTTTGATGTGCCGCTTGTGAATGTAAAGTTTCATCCTCTGATAAGAGCTACCCTGCAGAATGTCATTGTGCAGACAGTAACCACTTTCCCCCTTATCTggcctctcctctcttttcagtcTGCGAGAACACCTCAGCCTTTCGCTCATTCACACCAAGAGTCTTACCTCTTTCCCCTTCTTtatcacagacaaaaccaaagaGGTTTCTCTGCCTCCCCTGAAGCCTTTACAGCCTGGATTCTGTCCATCTCTGCCCACCCCCCGCCCGTCCTTACCCGCCATGGGCTCCTCTACGGTGGGGCACTTTGTACCGGGAGCTCTGCAGGGCTTCGGGGAGGAGGAGCGCTGGCCTGGCCGACAGAGGGCTCCACGGCAGGAGAAGGAGGCGTTCCCTGGCTTGGGGTGCGAGCTCCGAGGGCAGGTTTTGGATCAGCATCCAGGGCCAGGGAGGTCACGAGAAACAATGGAGCCCCCAGACCTGCACCAGTGAGTGGGTTAGATCAGTCTGATTCCTGCCCAGCTGGAGACAATACAGGTCCTCTTCACTGAGTGGGCTAAACTAAGTTTCGTCCTGAGTTTAATATTTCCTGAAAATCTGTAAACATACAAGTCCCTCATAAActgtttttcccctgttttgcattttactgCCACAGAAGATGCCATCACATATGAATCTTTATCATTAATAGTATGGGGTAAAGGTCAACTCTCAGATCTCAAGCTTTGACTGCAATTCTGTGGACATACTTTTTTCCATCACTTAAAAGCTTAAAAGGCCAGCGGTGGAGGAATAGATCAATGGTTCATAGGTCCCCTCGGCATTCTGTTAAAAACCAGCATTTCCCATGACTAATGTCCACAAAAACAGACTCTCTTTTCATCTAGCTTTTCTTCCCAACTGAACTGGTCAGTGCAGAATAAAGCAATCAGAGGTTTGAATAGTAACTGCCATTGCTCCATTACCTCATCTAACCACACTTTGGATTAATGAGGTTGGTCCAGATTTCTGCCTTGATTCTGCACTGAGCCTCTGAAGATGGCTTTGGCTGGACTCATCTACTTCTCACTCTCCAGTGCGTTAGGTCAAGTCAGTCCCACACTCATTATCTGCGGTGCCCATAGGCTGAGCTCGACATTTGCGCTGGGGGGCAAACGTTTCTAACTGTCGTCAGTGACGTCACAACGTGCCATGTCACATGGCATGAGTGCTGATGAATTtatcacaaaatcaaacaatagAATTCAGATCTATCTCTTACAATCATCTATTTTATTGTAttacttaaaatatttgtacatatatatttatatatattaggggtgtgcatctctccTTTAAGACGTATCTAGATACATGGTCTATGGGACgatgcattttaatatggaTTCGGCGCGATTCGACGCGACGCGAGGCGAGTTCttatcattttttaatgtacactttcattttcaattatacatttaaaaaccagttctataaaagtggcattgcttaccttcaaatagatatatttcataGAAGACCAGGGAACTCtgagtatttttgttacttggtacggaaaaaaaggaagacaaacgtatcatttcagaattacgtcattgtgtttattactcTTCCAGTAGACATACTTGTACAAAAAAGACTTACTGcatgaacaaacattttgacattattaACTGCAGTCGGTTTCACATAAGCTTCACCAAGCCGTCTCATCAAGTGAGTGGTAGATTTGTCGTGCTACCGCTGCACTTAATCGCTATTCTACAGACCTTACTAATGGCCAATtttttgtccaattttccttACCTCTTAtgaaatccaaatgtcttccaaactttagattttaaatTTGATAGTACACTGTAAACCGTGTCGGCGTTATCGGAAATGTTGTTAATGCTTTTACCAACGCTAACGTTACTCTCATAAAAGGTATAAGGTGAACGCGAGACTGTGCAGATTTCTTAGCGAATGAGAGgcagtcattattattttgaaagtaacatgacttgttACGTTGGATCAGAGAGTCTTCCAAAGCCGCTTAGCTTTATACTAAAGTAGTATTAGCAGCAAAGTCAGTTAACCGATTCGTAACTATAGGATCGGGCCATCGACCGGCTCATGGTACATTTAGATCAGTCCAGGGGTCCGTATCGGTGTACTCGCATCTCTAACGTTAAAACCGGTTTCCGATACCTATCGGTGAACCGTTACACCCATAATACATATACAAGAAATATTTTATAGGACCTATTTTAGACTCAGTGTAGATATATTTCAGCCGCTGGGGATGGggggtaaatgtaaatgaacctAACCATTTGGTAGGATGAgaataaatcaaataaacaagtgaaacaattgaaatgatttgttaattaaatgaaatgaaaaatcttGGTATTTCACTGCCCTTGTTTGGTCACAGACGAATTAACTCCTTTCTTGTCTTTGTGCAGGTCGAACTCAAACCAGCGTGACTCCAGTAACAGAGAGCCACTTCTGCATTTGGCAGCCCCCCCACCTCTCATTTCCCCCAAACCTCACCCTCCGCTCCCTCCCACTACACTGTGGAACCCCATCTCACTCATAGAAACCACCTCCGACTCCCGCCGTGCCTATGAGCTCCACACTCCCCCCCTGCGCCCTCCTCCGACTCTCACCAAACCAGGCAGGGTGGCGGAGGAGACGGGCAGGAGGCAGGAATGCCCAGAGAGGTACCCAGTCATGCCGGGGCACAGTCTGCTGGAACCTGGCACCTTCCTGACTGAACTGGAAAAATCCACTCAAAGTTTTCTCAGCCAACAGAGGGCATCGCTGTCTCTGTCCAGCCAGCAGAGggcatctctgtctctgtctctgtccagccagcagagggcaccACCCTCAGTGCATTGTCAGCAGAGGGCACCATTGTCAGTTCAGAGAGCGTCAGTGTCACAGCCCAGTCACCAGAGGGCGCTACGACCCCAGCCAAGCCAATATGCAGAACTCAGGGTTACCCAGAGGGCCAGCTCGCCATGTAGGGGCCTCCAGGGGCCCAGTCCAGTGGGCCCTAATCCCATGCTTGTGTGTGATGAAGTTCTCCAGCCGCAAAGGGGCCTGGTCAGTAAGCTGGACCTGGAGGAGAAGAGACGCCGGGAGGCCAGAGAGAAAGGTCAGTGAGTaagggaaagcaagagagagagacatgcattTGTCAGACTGTTTGGCTCACAGCACTGATCTACATCAACtgccctggtgtgtgtgtgtgtgtgtgtgtgtgcgcgtgcgcatgcatgcgtgtgtgtgtgtaaaacactgCTGTGTATTCCAGGTCATTACTATGAGCTGGATGAGTCATTTGATgagagtgatgaagaggaggtgagAGCCCATCTCAGGAGGGTGGCTCGGCAGCCTCCTCTAAAACTGGATGAAAGTGCTGAGGTATGCAgccttcttctctccctttttctctcctttaaccTCTCAAGTCCTAGTCTCTGGAGCTCTCCAGGggtccttccttcctttctttctttctttctttcttcctttctttctttcttcctttctttctttctctccctctcactctctctttctctctctctctgtatctatctatataGCTATGTATATGTCTAATTTCAAAGAGCCCCTGAGTGTTATTtcccatctctctttgtctctctctcctgttctgtaGAAGGTGGAGTTCCTGAGAGTGTTTGGGTTGACCACTCACTCTCAGAGGGATGAACTGCTttgggaaaagagaagaaagagaaggaggatgatgatggaGAGAAGCCCCTCCCCTCCAGCCGTACAGGGCAAACGCCAGACGCCTCCCGCGCTTCCCCTCACCACACATTTCTCAGCAGAGGAGATGGACAGCACTCCTCTACTGGACGACAAAAAACGCTTTCTCTCAATGTTCAGTCTCACCCACATCAGCACGCAGCAAAGGAGAGGTAAAAATTatatgtaacaacacacacacacacacgcacatgcacacactcacatgtaggAAAGTGGGTCTTTGTGTTCCATTTCCATAACGCTGtggtgtgggagtgtgtgtagcaTGTGTGATGGCCTGTTTTGGCTCTAGCTGTGAGAGGAGACCAGGGCGAGTGCTGACACATTGTGTTTTgtcccctcagagagagagaagctgattGATCTTTTGCAAGCCATTAGACAGCGGAGTGTAACACTGGACACACAGCTCCCTGACGCAGGCTCTTCCAGCTCCACAGCATGTACTGCATTTCCTTTCACATCTCCTTTCTCTCAGATTAGTCTTATTTATATAGTGATGTCTGGAAAAAATAGCATTcaaattttcatgttttttagTCAAAGAGATAATGTCTATTAAACAATTTGGTCTTGTTTTTTCAACCATTTAATCACTAGTGATTTCTTGAAGATGCAAAACATATCTTaccatgatgtgtgtgtgtgtgtgtgttggtttacaGTGAACTCCATACCTGACTGTACCACAACCCGCCAATCAAATGGGGTGTATTGCTCAAGTTCCCATAGCACTTCCCCACCAGTTCCTCTGAAATCTTTGGACAGTGGTAACTGTAGAGACACACTGAAGGTCACCACCTCACCACCCAAACATCCCTCCCCTTTGCTCCCACACCTGGAGCAGTCGCAACTGGGAGAGCCTAACTCCATTAAGAGAATCCCCAGTCTGCTTCCTGCTGTCCCATCTCCTCCCCGGCTAAAGGAACAGCCAGCCGGCCAGAACGGCAGGACCCACCCTTGGGAGAGCTTCACTGCGGAGGAGTTTGCTCAGCATTTTCACCAGTCAGTGCTCCAGTCAACACAGAAAGCCCTGCAGAGACCTAGAGGTCAGTCAAAACCCCCGGGCTGTCTGTCACTGCTTACTAATGCTCTCACACAACTTTATAATACACATATATCACAGTCTGGTACATCAATCATTTATATTACTGATTTACTGAATACTGTTTTACTAATGCTCTCACACaactttacaacacacacatatcacagtCTGGTACATCAATCATTTATATTACTGATTTACTGAATACTGTTTTACTAATGCTCTCACACaactttacaacacacacatatcacagtCTGGTACATCAATCATTTATATTACTGATTT from Chanos chanos chromosome 2, fChaCha1.1, whole genome shotgun sequence includes these protein-coding regions:
- the LOC115804784 gene encoding genetic suppressor element 1-like, which encodes MSHELKSPSLGMISMATRTTATVSPLTPSPVNGAALANGSLASQSSHSGFAAALRKLAKQAEEPRGSASISSESSPVSSPATNHSSPVSTPKRGPMGPVLIPAGSHSVPGTPPVVTIAPTKTSNGLWRSEGRQMRVIHRVTSRDRLVPDAPEKSGLSIPHHLVGAPFSLGLSPNTVMQDPRLQAFNLPRQVPHMLPVGAVLSEEYLRGLRVYSSAEDLRLPSLPLGLDPNTAAATAAYLHSGYLPHPNLSSYRMDESMCLSALRAQFCPLPAGGALPALHPSALHFHLSGTRVPGDLAHPALMALQSERLQMEDELRQQEKEREREREREKERLYEVEREREFEREREKEREKEKERDREMERQKERAKEREIQAVRAMEKRFLNQELQAHRQQTEERAKMTERLTPNCLDKTKEVSLPPLKPLQPGFCPSLPTPRPSLPAMGSSTVGHFVPGALQGFGEEERWPGRQRAPRQEKEAFPGLGCELRGQVLDQHPGPGRSRETMEPPDLHQSNSNQRDSSNREPLLHLAAPPPLISPKPHPPLPPTTLWNPISLIETTSDSRRAYELHTPPLRPPPTLTKPGRVAEETGRRQECPERYPVMPGHSLLEPGTFLTELEKSTQSFLSQQRASLALRPQPSQYAELRVTQRASSPCRGLQGPSPVGPNPMLVCDEVLQPQRGLVSKLDLEEKRRREAREKGHYYELDESFDESDEEEVRAHLRRVARQPPLKLDESAEKVEFLRVFGLTTHSQRDELLWEKRRKRRRMMMERSPSPPAVQGKRQTPPALPLTTHFSAEEMDSTPLLDDKKRFLSMFSLTHISTQQRREREKLIDLLQAIRQRSVTLDTQLPDAGSSSSTAFPLKSLDSGNCRDTLKVTTSPPKHPSPLLPHLEQSQLGEPNSIKRIPSLLPAVPSPPRLKEQPAGQNGRTHPWESFTAEEFAQHFHQSVLQSTQKALQRPRGGATAGTEPNHRIDSSVHYNISDLQGVPNQVLHSQTNGHTCPLLTNPNPPGAQHEVWDEEDSSDEDDEEEQGSSSRWQGIEAIFEAYQEYMEERSIEYEVLQGECRRLEVQHYNLTVAAEQLSHSMAELLAQKQRMSLERERMHSELEHIRTYLALPTLPWHRGHVNGKSLR